Below is a window of Culturomica massiliensis DNA.
TATCGTCGTATTTCTCGTCACTCGTCGCACTGCCGCCGGTTCCTTTCTTACCGCCGAAACGGAAAGTCAGTCCGATTTCCTGTACACTGTTAAAGCTGTTGTCAATATCCGAATGATTGCCTTCAAACGCATACCCCAGCCAGATATCTCCCGTCAATCTTACCCTTACCATGGCAGCGAATGCTTCCTCCGTACGGTATTGAGCACCGACGATAAAGCTGTCTTTGTATATCAATTTGGCTCCCAGATCCAGCATCGTATTTTCCTCTCCCGAATATGTAATCCAGGAATAAGGCTCCAAATCTGTATTCTCCGCAATTTTAAAGCGGTAACCGCCATAAAGAAATACCTTCAGCATATTCGACATCATCGAATTTACTTTTTGCCCCTCTTCGTTGATTGTATTATACCTGAATTCCGGAATCGACAAACCGACATAATACTTATCGGCCTGGAAGTGCAAACCGAAACCGAAGTTCGGCTGACTGTAATTATCACTGAATATGACTTCTTCCTCGTATTTTTTATAATTTCCGGCATTGCTGACATAATTGATACCCGCCTGCAATCCGAAAAATAAAAACTTACCTTCATTCACTTTCAGCTTATAAGAACCCGCTACATAAGCGAACAATTTTTCATAAGGACCGTATTTGTCGTAAATCAGGTTTATACCCCCTCCCAGATTCTTCCCTTTGATACCGGAATTGATATTAAACACACCGGTAGAAGGCCAGTAATCGGATTTCTCAAAACGACTCCGGTAAAGTAATAACCCGGCCACCCCTTCTTCCATACCCATACAAGCGGGATTAACAACCGGCTGTACCATTGCATAATCCGTAA
It encodes the following:
- a CDS encoding PorP/SprF family type IX secretion system membrane protein, producing MRFIVAGLLVVMSVTAGIAQTNVLRFTDYAMVQPVVNPACMGMEEGVAGLLLYRSRFEKSDYWPSTGVFNINSGIKGKNLGGGINLIYDKYGPYEKLFAYVAGSYKLKVNEGKFLFFGLQAGINYVSNAGNYKKYEEEVIFSDNYSQPNFGFGLHFQADKYYVGLSIPEFRYNTINEEGQKVNSMMSNMLKVFLYGGYRFKIAENTDLEPYSWITYSGEENTMLDLGAKLIYKDSFIVGAQYRTEEAFAAMVRVRLTGDIWLGYAFEGNHSDIDNSFNSVQEIGLTFRFGGKKGTGGSATSDEKYDDIKSIRYF